GAAGGTCATCCATTCGTTGTTGGCGGAGTGACCTTGGATCACCATGCTGGTGCTTTTGGACATTCAGATGCAGATGTTTTGGCGCATGCAATCTGTGATGCCATATTGGGTGCTGCCAATCTTGAGGACATTGGTTATCATTTTCCGAATACAGATGAGCGTTGGAAAGGTGCAAATAGCTTAGATCTATTGAGACACTGCATCGTTTTAATCAAAGAAAAAGGCTTTGAATTAGGGAATATTGATGGAATGCTTTGCTTGGAAGCTCCCAAAATCAAACCCTATATCCCGCAGATGAAAGCTAATATTGCTGAAGCAGCAGGTATTTCTGTAGAGGATGTATCCATTAAAGCTACTACAAATGAACAAATGGGATTTATTGGCCGAGAAGAAGGTGTCGTTGCTTATGCGGTTTGTTTATTGGAAAAAATAAATTATTGATTGTTCTGTCTAAAGTAATTGATAGCAATAATCACAGCGATCAATGCTAAAAGACTTCCGAGATAAAATGGTGCGCCCGGTAGATACATCGGGCCATTTTTTTTGGTGAAGAATGAAAAAAGGGAGGTCATGACCAAAGGGCCAATTATAGCTGTTAAGCTTATAATACTGGTGAGTCCACCTTGAATCTGACCCTGTTCATTCGCAGGGGTATGGTTGGAAATGGAACTCTGCATTGCAGGCCCCGCAATTCCAGCAAAAACATAGAAAATACTGGTTGCAAACAGTAGGAGGGTAGTGTCAACAATACCAAAAGCAAATAAGGAAATACAGTTGAGGAATAGACCCGTGACAATACTTTTCGCCAATCCCAGCTTGGGAATGATAACTCGGATCAATCCAGCTTGAACAATGGTCAATAAAATCCCAATCACTCCTAAGGAATATCCGACCATTCTTTCATTCCATTGGAATTTTTCCATAGTAAAATATGACCATGTACTTTGAACGGCATGAGCAGCAATGTTGATTAAGAAAATACAGACCACTAAAGGCATGATGATAGGATATTTTTTGATATGTCTGAAACTGCCGATGGGATTTGCGTTTATCCAACGGAAATTACGCCTATGTTCTTTTGGCAACGACTCAGGAACAACAAAATAGCCATATAGAAAGTTGAGAAATGTTAGTCCTGCTGCAGCGAAGAAAGGGACTCTTGGTCCGTAATGTCCTAAAATTCCACCGATTACCGGACCTATAATAAAACCTAAACCGAAAGCTGCACCGAGCAGACCAAAGTTTTGAGCTTTATTTTCCTTGGTCGAAACATCAGCTATATAGGCTGCCGCGACCGTATGACTGGCGCCAGTAACTCCTGCAACTAGCCGACCTACAAAAAGCCAAAAAATGGAAGGAGCAAAACCAATGAGCAGATAATTGATAGTAAACCCAAATAAAGAGCATAGCAAAACTGGCCTTCTACCGTAATGGTCACTTAAGTTGCCGAGAATAGCAGCAAAGAAAAATTGCATAAATGCATAACAGAAGGTTAGCCAACCTCCATATGCCGAAGCTTGACTCAGGTCACCATGGATCAATTCCCGGATCAACGCAGGCATAACCGGAATTATAATCCCTAGCCCAATCGAGTCCAATACTACAGTGATAAAAATAAAAAGTAATCCAGCTTGCGATTTTATTTTCGGCATATCAAACTAAGGTAGTTATTTTTTTCTGCCCTCAAATCGATTTAAATAGACAATTTCTATGCTCGAATAATATTTTTTAATACTATGAGACCTAAGATTTATTTACATCGAGAAAAATATGGTATTTTTGTTGTTGCCAAATGAGAATTGGCACACTTACTGTTTATATGGAAATGAACTTAAAGCAGTAAGGATAAGTTCGTTGTTTCATTAAATTTACAAATGAAGAGAGAATCAAAAAGTAGTAAACTTACAGAAGAAGACGTAAAGCGATATACGGGGCTCTTTTGGAAGATATTGTTGGGTTTGGTTGTATTTGCAGGTCTGTTCCTCCTGAGCGTTAGAATTGGAATATTTGGTAAGTTGCCTACGTTCAAAGATCTTGAAAATCCAAAAAGTAATTTAGCATCAGAAATTCTGACAGATGACAATAGAGTGTTAGGGACTTATTTCGTTCATAACAGGTCTAATGTAAAATATAATGAATTGGCACCTTCGCTAGTTCATGCCTTGATATCTACCGAAGACAAGCGTTTTTACGAGCACTCAGGAATTGACTATTCCCGTACCATGTCTACCATTATTTTGACTTTGGCAGGAAACAAACAAGGGGGAAGTACCATCACGCAACAGTTGGCACTGAACTTATTTGCTGAAAAACGTGAAAGAAATCCTATCAAACGTATTATGCAGAAATTCCAAGAATGGATTACAGCAGTTCGCTTGGAAAGAAACTATACCAAAGAAGAAATTGTAATGATGTATTTCAATACAGTCGACTTTGGTGCATACAATACTTTTGGTATTAAATCTGCCGCAAGAACTTTCTTCAATACAACTCCAGATAAATTAACGCCAGCACAATCTGCCTTATTGGTGGGTATGCTAAAAGGACCAGGGATTTACTCTCCTGTGCGCTATCCTGAAAATGCGCTTCGCAGAAGGAATCTAGTTCTGCAAAATATGCGTGATCAGAATTTTATCACCAATGAAGAGTTTGATAAAGCTAAAGAAGATCCAATTGGCCTTAAATTAACCATCTCTAATTATGGTGAAGGATTAGCACCATACTTCAGAGCGGTATTAAAAGAAGAAATCAAAAAAGAGTTCCAACGTTTGGCGATTACAAAACCAGATGGAACACCTTATGATTTGGATCGTGATGGATTAAAAATATATACTCCGATCAATTACAAAATGCAACAATATGCTGAAGAAGCTCAGAAAGAGTGGATGAGACGCTTGCAGAATGAGTTTGACAAACAATGGAGACGCAGAAATGCATTTACAGGTGACAATGCTAAATTGTTGGTCAGAGGGATGAAGCGTTCCGATCGTTACAGGGTATTAAAAGCAGAAGGTTTATCTGAAGATCAAATCAAGAAGGAATTCGACAAAAAAGTTCCTATGAACCTATTCACTTGGAAAGGTAGTGTGGACACGGTGATGACTCCAATGGACTCTATTAAATATACCAAGCTGTTTTTGCGTAATGCAATGGTTTCGATGGAACCACAAAACGGGTTATATCAGAGCATGGGTAGGAGGGATTGACTTTGAACACTTCAAGTATGACCAAGTGAAATTAGGTACACGCCAGGTAGGTTCAACAGCAAAACCATTTGTATATGCTTATGCAATCGACAATGGCTATGGTCCTTGTGTTTCTATTCCAAATTACATGCGTACTTATGGAGACTGGACACCAAAAGGAACAACTCAAGGTGGTAATCCAATCACGCTTAAGAATGCCATTAAATATTCACAAACTTTGCATCAGCCTATTTGATCAGCGAAGTAGGTGCTGCGAATGTGGCAGACTTAACGAAGAGAATGGGAGTAACCTCAAATATACCAAACAACTTATCAATTGCACTAGGTTCTTACGATGCCTCATTGTTTGACATGGTGGGTGCTTATTCTGCATTCGTAAATCAAGGTACATGGGTTGAACCAACTATGATCTTACGTATTGAAGATAAAAATGGATCTCCAATCTATGAAAAAGCTCCGAAAGTGTTGAAAGCATTGAACAGTGAAACCGCTTATGCGATGGTGGATATGTTAAAAGGTGTTGTAGATGGTGGTACAGGATCACGTTTTGAGATGGGATCCTAATTTTGGGTGGCTTGAAAAACCCTATCGGAGGTAAAACAGGTACTACCAACGATAAACTCCGATGCTTGGTTTATCGGTATTACACCAGAATTGGTAACAGGAGTTTGGACCGGCGCTTGAAGATAGAGGAATTAGCTTTAGTAGTATGCAATATGGACAAGGTGCTGCAGCAGCGATGCCGGTATTCGGATTGTATATGAACAAAGTATATAAGGACAAAGACCTGAGTTACTCGCAGGAGGATTTCCCGCAGCCTCCAGGTGGTATTACAAGGTTTGAAATGAACTGTTCGAATTACTCGCAATTCTATGGAAATGACCCGGCGAAGAGTGATTCTCAACTGATGGAAGACGATAGGTTAGGATTTTAACCGATTCTTTAATAAATTAGACCAGACCTTTATTCTTCAAAAATAAAGGTCTGTTTTTTTGTGCGACGATGGAATTTAACTATAAAAAAGGAATTAACCAAGATACCTCATAAAACCCCGGGGTCTATCAATATTTTGACAAGGATGACACGCTGATCTATGTTGGAAAAGCCAAAAACCTTCGAAATAGGGTGGGTTCATACTTTGTTAATGAAAATCAACTCAACAGTAAAACAAGGGTTCTGGTCAGAAAAATTAACCGGATCGCTTTTACCATTGTAGATACCGAAATTGATGCTTGGCTGTTGGAAAACAACCTCATCAAAAAGCATCAACCCCGATATAACGTCATGTTAAAAGATGACAAGACATATCCATGGATTGTCATCAAAAATGAACCTTTTCCCAGAATCTTCTGGACCAGGAAATATATCAAAGACGGATCAAGATATTATGGGCCTTATGCTTCGGTAGGCATGATGCACATCATTCTGGATATGATCAGGGAATTATTCCCTTTAAGAACCTGCAACCTCAGCCTCACACAAGAAAATATAGCCAAAGGAAAATTCAAAGTCTGTTTAGAATATCAGTTAGGCAACTGTTTGGGCCCATGTGAAGGATACCAATCCGAAGAGAACTATGATCAGAACCTGTCTGATATAAAAGATATTCTGAATGGAAAGATTGCCGTCGTAACAAATCGACTTAAAGATCAAATGAATGCTGCGGTTCAACAAATGGATTTTGAAGGTGCTCATAAGTTCAAGGTTAAATTGGACAAACTATCCAACTATCAAAGTAAATCTACTGTCGTTAGTTCTTCAATTACCAATGTTGACGTTTTCAGCATCGCTTCTGAAGATAATTATGCTTTTGTAAACTTCCTTAAGGTAGTCAACGGTGTAGTTATTCAGACCCAAACAGTGGAACTTAAGAAGCGTTTGGATGAAACAAATGAAGAGTTACTGGCAATAGCTATTCCTCAATTGAGGTCAAGATTCAGAAGTCATTCCAGAGAGATAATCGTACCTTTTGAATTAGATATCGAAGGTAATGAAGACATCAAGTTTCTTGTCCCTAAACTGGGAGATAAAAAGAAATTATTGGAACTTTCTCAAAAAATGTGGCTTATTTCAAAAAGGAAAGACTTCTACAATATGAGAAACTGAATCCCGAGGTGAAGGTAGAGCGAATCTTAAAGCAGATGCAAAAGGATCTTCGCTTACCCCAACTTCCCAGACATATTGAATGTTTTGACAACTCAAATATCCAAGGTAACTACCCTGTTTCAGCAATCGTTGTCTTCAAAGACGCCAAACCTTCCAAAAAAGGATTACAGGCATTTTAATGTGAAAACCGTGGAGGGACCGAATGACTTCGCTACGATGGAGGAAGCAGTTTTCAGGCGTTATAGAAGACTTTTGGATGAAGACCAAACATTGCCACAGCTTGTGATCATTGATGGCGGGAAAGGACAGTTAGGGGCAGCATTGAAAAGCCTCAAGTTGCTGGGTATAGAAAAGCAAATGACCGTTATTGGTATTGCCAAGAGATTGGAAGAGCTCTATTATCCAGGAGATCAATATCCTATGTACTTGGATAAGAAATCTGAAACCTTAAAAATTATCCAACATCTAAGGGATGAAGCACACCGTTTTGGTATTACTTTTCATAGAAATCAAAGAAGCCGTAAAACCTTTGTTTCTGAACTTGACAATATCCCCGGAATCGGAAAAGTTACGGTTGAGAAACTTTTGAAAACTTTTAAATCAGTCAAAAAAACCCGCGAAGCTTCTGATGAAGAATTAATGAAAGTTTTAAATCTAAAACAGCTAAAGGCTTTAAAGAGTTATTTTGGAGAAAAGACGGATGAATCTAAAACCAATAATTTAGATTAGGATATATTTTTCCAGATTTACGGTTATAAAAACCCTAATTCCAATTTAGCTTCTTCCGTCATCATATCCTTGGTCCAGGGCGGGTCGAAGGTAAGTTCAACGATTGCCTCATCGATACCATCAATTGCAGCAACTTTTTGCTGTACTTCATTCATGATCTCGCCAGCAACTGGACATGCTGGGGCAGTTAAGGTCATAACAATCTTAGCCTGCTTATTCTCTTTGGTGATGATTTCGTAAATCAGTCCCAGATCAAGTATATTCGCAGGTTTTAATTCAGGGTCATATACGGTTGCCAGAGCCTCTTGAATTTGAGGTGCCAAGCCCAATCTGTCCATTATAATGATTGTATTCATCTCTTAATTTTTTGATTTAGCCAAAACATCAGAATAGATTCTTTCTAATTCGTCCATTACAATGGGTTGGCTATATTTCTCTAAATATTCCTTACGGCAATTTTCCTTGATCTCTTCGATTTTTGCTGCCGGTAAGGATTTCCACTCTGCCAATTTCTGAACCAAATCAATGTGATTGTGAGGGTCAAAAAGTAAGCCTGTATACAAAGGTACAACCATTTCAGTTAATATGCCAATACTACTGGCAATGACTGGGGTCCCTAAGGCAAAGGCCTCCAAAACAGATAAAGGCATCGATTCATAACATACAGAAGGAACAATGACTGCAGTGGCAGACGCAATATTATTACTTAAAGTCTGCTTGTCCTGAAATCCAAAATATTGTATGTTAGGACTATTGCTAACAATCAATTCAACTTCCTTTTGCAAAGGACCTGTGCCGAATATTTTTAATTTATGATCGGTAGCTTTCCAAGCATGTAGTAGAGGAAGAATTCCTTTTTCCTCAGACAAGCGTCCAACATAGACAAAATAATCGCTTGGATATTCCTTGTTGACAGCCTCAACCTTTACAAAATTTGGCTTCACCACAAACTTATCCATCGAAACATTGAATTTGGATTTAGCAAAAATGGATTTTGAAAATTCTGAGAGCGTAATAAATCGATCTATATGTTTGAATGTTCCACGTTTTCTATGGATCCAATAAGTGAAGGCTGTCCAAAAGGTTTTGAGATACGAGTTTTCGAGAACTTTTCTCTTTACAGCATCCCATGGGAAGTCTTCTTTGATAGAATTCAAGAAAATATTGCCATCATGGAACAGTGTAGCAGAAGGGCATATCAACCGAAAATTATGCAGGGTCATTACCATTGGAATCTTAATTTTCTTGATATGAAGGATAAACAAAGGCCCAAGAGCATAGTGCATATTGTGGATATGGATAAGGTCAGGTTTAAACTCTTGTATTCTTTGTTTTATCTTCTTTACTTCTAGCCAATTCATTGGGTAGAGTAAATATTGCAGATATCCCTGGGATCCTTTTTGATTTCTGACGGTATAGAGATCAATCTCATGATTCTTCCTCAAAGCCTCCATTTCCTGTCCCATTACAAAATCTTCGCCTCCGATGTGTTGGTATTGATTGTGAATGATGAGTATACGCATAAGTTGATCTCTATTTTTCTTTGCAATTTACGGAGTAAAAGGCTAAAATCAAATCCATTCTGTGGTACTAAATCAGCACAAATCCCTATCTTCGTGATTATTTTAAATGATTATGTTCGAACAGCATCCATTTGGCAAGTTGATCGCGGAATATATTCAAAACACTGAATATCCAAAGCAACCTGCCGACCTCTATGATCCAATCAAGTATATTCTATCCTTATCGGGCAAGCGTATTAGGCCATTACTTGTGTTGATGGGCGCCAAATTATTTGGAAAGGAAAACCTACAGGAAGTGGTTCCAGCAAGTATTGCTATCGAGTATTTCCATAATTTCTCATTGATCCATGATGATATTATGGATAGGGCACCGCTAAGAAGGGGCAAAGCAACTGTTCATCAAAAATGGAATGACAATGTGGCTATTCTTTCTGGAGATGCTTTATTGGTAAAAGCTTATCTAGAACTAGGAAAAAGTCCTTCAGCACATATTCCGGACTTATTGAATGTCTTCAACAAAGTAGCTTTGGAGGTTTGCGAAGGTCAGCAATATGACATGGATTTCGAAAAGAAATCAAATGTGTCAGAAGATGATTACTTGAATATGATCAGATTGAAGACTTCTGTACTATTGGGTGGAGCGCTTCAAATGGGAGCTATACTTGCCAACGCTGAACAGGAACAACAACAATTGATTTATGATTTTGGCGTAAATTTAGGAATCGCCTTCCAGTTGCAGGATGATTATTTGGATGTATACGGAAATCCTGAAACTTTTGGAAAACAAGTAGGCGGTGATATCCTGTGCAATAAAAAAACAATCTTAAGAATTAAGACAGAACAATTATTGGACGAAGAATCTAAAGAAGAATTTCAGAAACTTATCGATTTGGATACAATTGAGGATGCTGAAAAGGTAAGTCGTATGAAAAACTTGTATGCCAAATTCGAGGTTGACAAGTATGCCGAGGACATTAAGTCTAGATATATGGAGCTGGCATACAATAAATTGGAATCAATTGCCGTTTCAGAAGCGCAGAAAGCAGAATTAAGGATGTTAGCCGATACGTTAATGCATCGTACGCGTTAATTATGATATTTGCTTTGTTTTTTATAATTTGGGGAATTGAGTTTAAGATCATACAGAGTAAATGACGCTAATGGAGCCACTAAAAATCACTATATTTCAAGCATATCTTTTTTGGGAAAATGTAGATAAGAACCTGCAGAATTTAGGTTTGAGATTGTCTTCATTACGCGAGAAAACAGATTTGATCATTCTACCTGAAATGTTCAATACTGGCTTCACCATGAATGTGGAGAAATGTGCCGAAACAATGAATGGAAAAACCATGCACTGGTTG
The Sphingobacterium daejeonense genome window above contains:
- the ispF gene encoding 2-C-methyl-D-erythritol 2,4-cyclodiphosphate synthase gives rise to the protein MKIKVGFGFDVHQMKEGHPFVVGGVTLDHHAGAFGHSDADVLAHAICDAILGAANLEDIGYHFPNTDERWKGANSLDLLRHCIVLIKEKGFELGNIDGMLCLEAPKIKPYIPQMKANIAEAAGISVEDVSIKATTNEQMGFIGREEGVVAYAVCLLEKINY
- a CDS encoding TCR/Tet family MFS transporter, producing the protein MPKIKSQAGLLFIFITVVLDSIGLGIIIPVMPALIRELIHGDLSQASAYGGWLTFCYAFMQFFFAAILGNLSDHYGRRPVLLCSLFGFTINYLLIGFAPSIFWLFVGRLVAGVTGASHTVAAAYIADVSTKENKAQNFGLLGAAFGLGFIIGPVIGGILGHYGPRVPFFAAAGLTFLNFLYGYFVVPESLPKEHRRNFRWINANPIGSFRHIKKYPIIMPLVVCIFLINIAAHAVQSTWSYFTMEKFQWNERMVGYSLGVIGILLTIVQAGLIRVIIPKLGLAKSIVTGLFLNCISLFAFGIVDTTLLLFATSIFYVFAGIAGPAMQSSISNHTPANEQGQIQGGLTSIISLTAIIGPLVMTSLFSFFTKKNGPMYLPGAPFYLGSLLALIAVIIAINYFRQNNQ
- a CDS encoding transglycosylase domain-containing protein, which translates into the protein MKRESKSSKLTEEDVKRYTGLFWKILLGLVVFAGLFLLSVRIGIFGKLPTFKDLENPKSNLASEILTDDNRVLGTYFVHNRSNVKYNELAPSLVHALISTEDKRFYEHSGIDYSRTMSTIILTLAGNKQGGSTITQQLALNLFAEKRERNPIKRIMQKFQEWITAVRLERNYTKEEIVMMYFNTVDFGAYNTFGIKSAARTFFNTTPDKLTPAQSALLVGMLKGPGIYSPVRYPENALRRRNLVLQNMRDQNFITNEEFDKAKEDPIGLKLTISNYGEGLAPYFRAVLKEEIKKEFQRLAITKPDGTPYDLDRDGLKIYTPINYKMQQYAEEAQKEWMRRLQNEFDKQWRRRNAFTGDNAKLLVRGMKRSDRYRVLKAEGLSEDQIKKEFDKKVPMNLFTWKGSVDTVMTPMDSIKYTKLFLRNAMVSMEPQNGLYQSMGRRD
- a CDS encoding penicillin-binding transpeptidase domain-containing protein, whose translation is MQWFRWNHKTGYIRAWVGGIDFEHFKYDQVKLGTRQVGSTAKPFVYAYAIDNGYGPCVSIPNYMRTYGDWTPKGTTQGGNPITLKNAIKYSQTLHQPI
- a CDS encoding penicillin-binding transpeptidase domain-containing protein; this translates as MISEVGAANVADLTKRMGVTSNIPNNLSIALGSYDASLFDMVGAYSAFVNQGTWVEPTMILRIEDKNGSPIYEKAPKVLKALNSETAYAMVDMLKGVVDGGTGSRFEMGS
- a CDS encoding iron-sulfur cluster assembly protein — protein: MNTIIIMDRLGLAPQIQEALATVYDPELKPANILDLGLIYEIITKENKQAKIVMTLTAPACPVAGEIMNEVQQKVAAIDGIDEAIVELTFDPPWTKDMMTEEAKLELGFL
- a CDS encoding glycosyltransferase family 4 protein — encoded protein: MRILIIHNQYQHIGGEDFVMGQEMEALRKNHEIDLYTVRNQKGSQGYLQYLLYPMNWLEVKKIKQRIQEFKPDLIHIHNMHYALGPLFILHIKKIKIPMVMTLHNFRLICPSATLFHDGNIFLNSIKEDFPWDAVKRKVLENSYLKTFWTAFTYWIHRKRGTFKHIDRFITLSEFSKSIFAKSKFNVSMDKFVVKPNFVKVEAVNKEYPSDYFVYVGRLSEEKGILPLLHAWKATDHKLKIFGTGPLQKEVELIVSNSPNIQYFGFQDKQTLSNNIASATAVIVPSVCYESMPLSVLEAFALGTPVIASSIGILTEMVVPLYTGLLFDPHNHIDLVQKLAEWKSLPAAKIEEIKENCRKEYLEKYSQPIVMDELERIYSDVLAKSKN
- a CDS encoding polyprenyl synthetase family protein codes for the protein MFEQHPFGKLIAEYIQNTEYPKQPADLYDPIKYILSLSGKRIRPLLVLMGAKLFGKENLQEVVPASIAIEYFHNFSLIHDDIMDRAPLRRGKATVHQKWNDNVAILSGDALLVKAYLELGKSPSAHIPDLLNVFNKVALEVCEGQQYDMDFEKKSNVSEDDYLNMIRLKTSVLLGGALQMGAILANAEQEQQQLIYDFGVNLGIAFQLQDDYLDVYGNPETFGKQVGGDILCNKKTILRIKTEQLLDEESKEEFQKLIDLDTIEDAEKVSRMKNLYAKFEVDKYAEDIKSRYMELAYNKLESIAVSEAQKAELRMLADTLMHRTR